In the genome of Maniola jurtina chromosome 3, ilManJurt1.1, whole genome shotgun sequence, one region contains:
- the LOC123879398 gene encoding protein ALP1-like isoform X2, whose protein sequence is MDDDLLFLTENSYLKWEMLKIRIGVHEINKEREQYGEFHTLYSNLREHPSRFFGYTRMTVNCFDYILDSIRSEISKVDTNFHKSIKPEERLFVTIRYLSTGLAFRSLAYSFRLGVSTVSEIVYSTCEAIWKKNLNVHMPLPSEDQLKHISSDFEKMWNFPNCIGSLDGKHCRIKRPKRSGSAFFNYKHYFSIVLQAVADANKRFLTIEVGGRGKQSDGGTFNASSLNRLLERGAFNIPEPRTLPNSNITAPYVIVADEAYPLKEYLMRPYPSRARKTVECAFGILCNKWRVLLKPIETDVKHARLIIKTACLLHNIVIDIDGYNFNDELTTETQHQRRQTGRNNNPSNRAKQIRSLFTKYFWENNRLIYTSPSL, encoded by the exons ATGGACGAcgatcttttatttttaaccgaaaatTCATATCTAAAGTGGGAGATGTTAAAAATTAGAATTGGTGTGCacgaaattaataaagaaagagAACAGTATGGTGAATTTCATACTTTATATAGTAATTTGAGAGAACATCCTTCAAGATTTTTTGGATATACCAGGATGACAGTCAACTGTTTTGATTACATATTGGATTCAATAAGGAGTGAGATTTCAAAAGTAGACACAAATTTTCATAAAAGCATAAAACCCGAAGAAAGACTATTTGTAACTATAAg ATATCTTTCCACTGGGTTGGCATTTCGATCTTTGGCTTATAGCTTTCGTTTGGGTGTTAGTACAGTGTCTGAGATTGTTTATAGTACCTGTGAAgctatttggaaaaaaaatttgaatgtcCACATGCCACTGCCATCTGAAGACCAGCTTAAGCATATTTCTTCAGATTTTGAGAAAATGTGGAACTTTCCTAACTGCATTGGCAGCTTAGATGGTAAACATTGTAGAATTAAACGACCTAAACGATCAGGATCGGCATTTTTTAACTACAAGCATTATTTCTCTATTGTTTTGCAAGCTGTGGCTGATGCGAACAAAAGATTTTTAACTATTGAAGTGGGAGGTAGAGGAAAGCAAAGCGACGGCGGTACATTCAACGCCTCGTCCCTGAACCGGTTACTCGAAAGAGGCGCATTCAATATTCCAGAACCAAGAACATTACCCAATTCTAATATTACAGCTCCATATGTTATAGTAGCCGATGAAGCTTATCCTCTTAAAGAGTATCTTATGCGTCCATATCC GTCAAGAGCGAGAAAAACCGTGGAGTGTGCATTTGGAATTTTATGCAATAAATGGCGAGTTTTGTTAAAACCTATTGAAACTGATGTTAAACATGCACGCCTGATTATCAAAACCGCTTGTTtattgcataatattgtaattgatATAGATGGTTACAATTTCAATGATGAGTTAACAACTGAAACTCAGCACCAAAGGCGACAAACTGGAAGAAACAACAATCCATCAAATCGAGCTAAACAAATTCGGAGTTTATTCACGAAATATTTTTGGGAGAACAATCGTTTAATATATACGTCGCCAtctttgtaa
- the LOC123879373 gene encoding inositol-trisphosphate 3-kinase homolog isoform X4, whose translation MTVTSKMNSVSRQSVLSRLGPGGLLYAANKIIAVAAGKDEERWRSKNEGALFRRWKRTTSSESNTPVVVAAPTTPVSQPSDLLKFLAINALELSAPASDALLKSRSSEWFQLSGHPGSLAPAGPGTVWKRRAAGDHPAHNPERDAYEALAACPHMRSAIPLYYRELEYGGEHFIELQDLLHGFRDPHVMDVKMGTRTFLEDEVSNARARHDLYEKMVRLDPNAPTDAEHAARAVTKLRYMQFREQCSSSAEQGFRIEAVKLPGQPPLTDLQRVREPKQLTDTIARFLGNDDRARRAIAARLREIKSSFEKSDFFKKHEIVGSSIFIIYDDERVGAWLIDFGKTRRVPDDIKITHREPWHQGNHEEGFLYGLDRLINTIETATLSEATAEPDVSR comes from the exons ATGACCGTCACCAGCAAGATGAACAGCGTGTCCCGCCAATCGGTCCTGAGCCGCCTCGGACCCGGCGGCCTCCTCTATGCCGCAAACAAAATTATTGCG GTTGCTGCTGGCAAGGATGAGGAACGTTGGCGTAGTAAGAACGAGGGAGCCTTGTTCAGGCGCTGGAAACGCACCACGTCCTCGGAGTCCAACACTCCCGTCGTCGTCGCCGCACCTACCACGCCAGTATCGCAGCCCTCCGATTTGCTCAAATTCTTAGCtatt AATGCATTAGAGCTCTCAGCACCAGCATCCGACGCTTTACTCAAGTCGCGATCTTCGGAATGGTTCCAGCTGTCTGGACATCCAGGCTCCTTGGCGCCTGCAGGCCCCGGCACCGTCTGGAAGCGCCGCGCAGCTGGCGATCATCCAGCACACAACCCCGAACGCGACGCCTACGAGGCTCTCGCAGCCTGTCCCCACATGCGCTCTGCCATTCCTCTCTACTACAGGGAGTTGGAATATGGTGGCGAACATTTCATTGAACTACAAGATCTGTTGCATGGTTTTCGTGACCCACACGTAATGGATGTGAAAATGGGCACTCGAACTTTCCTAGAAGATGAAGTCAGCAACGCTCGCGCCAGACACGACCTTTACGAGAAAATGGTCCGCCTGGACCCCAACGCTCCCACCGATGCAGAGCACGCAGCACGCGCTGTGACCAAGCTGCGTTACATGCAGTTCCGCGAACAGTGCTCGTCATCTGCAGAACAAGGCTTCCGCATCGAAGCCGTCAAACTCCCAGGCCAACCGCCGCTGACGGACCTCCAGAGAGTCCGAGAGCCTAAACAACTGACGGACACAATCGCCCGCTTCCTCGGTAATGACGACCGCGCCCGTCGTGCTATCGCTGCTCGTCTGCGTGAAATCAAGAGCTCGTTTGAAAAGTCGGATTTCTTCAAAAAACATGAAATCGTGGGAAGCAGCATATTTATCATCTACGACGATGAACGAGTCGGCGCTTGGCTCATCGATTTCGGGAAAACTCGACGCGTACCAGATGACATAAAAATTACCCACCGAGAGCCTTGGCACCAGGGCAACCACGAGGAGGGTTTCTTATATGGATTAGATAGGCTAATAAATACAATTGAAACAGCAACGCTTTCTGAAGCGACGGCTGAACCAGATGTTTCGCGTTGA
- the LOC123879398 gene encoding protein ALP1-like isoform X1, whose product MDDDLLFLTENSYLKWEMLKIRIGVHEINKEREQYGEFHTLYSNLREHPSRFFGYTRMTVNCFDYILDSIRSEISKVDTNFHKSIKPEERLFVTIRYLSTGLAFRSLAYSFRLGVSTVSEIVYSTCEAIWKKNLNVHMPLPSEDQLKHISSDFEKMWNFPNCIGSLDGKHCRIKRPKRSGSAFFNYKHYFSIVLQAVADANKRFLTIEVGGRGKQSDGGTFNASSLNRLLERGAFNIPEPRTLPNSNITAPYVIVADEAYPLKEYLMRPYPQRTLNQEREHFNNRLSRARKTVECAFGILCNKWRVLLKPIETDVKHARLIIKTACLLHNIVIDIDGYNFNDELTTETQHQRRQTGRNNNPSNRAKQIRSLFTKYFWENNRLIYTSPSL is encoded by the exons ATGGACGAcgatcttttatttttaaccgaaaatTCATATCTAAAGTGGGAGATGTTAAAAATTAGAATTGGTGTGCacgaaattaataaagaaagagAACAGTATGGTGAATTTCATACTTTATATAGTAATTTGAGAGAACATCCTTCAAGATTTTTTGGATATACCAGGATGACAGTCAACTGTTTTGATTACATATTGGATTCAATAAGGAGTGAGATTTCAAAAGTAGACACAAATTTTCATAAAAGCATAAAACCCGAAGAAAGACTATTTGTAACTATAAg ATATCTTTCCACTGGGTTGGCATTTCGATCTTTGGCTTATAGCTTTCGTTTGGGTGTTAGTACAGTGTCTGAGATTGTTTATAGTACCTGTGAAgctatttggaaaaaaaatttgaatgtcCACATGCCACTGCCATCTGAAGACCAGCTTAAGCATATTTCTTCAGATTTTGAGAAAATGTGGAACTTTCCTAACTGCATTGGCAGCTTAGATGGTAAACATTGTAGAATTAAACGACCTAAACGATCAGGATCGGCATTTTTTAACTACAAGCATTATTTCTCTATTGTTTTGCAAGCTGTGGCTGATGCGAACAAAAGATTTTTAACTATTGAAGTGGGAGGTAGAGGAAAGCAAAGCGACGGCGGTACATTCAACGCCTCGTCCCTGAACCGGTTACTCGAAAGAGGCGCATTCAATATTCCAGAACCAAGAACATTACCCAATTCTAATATTACAGCTCCATATGTTATAGTAGCCGATGAAGCTTATCCTCTTAAAGAGTATCTTATGCGTCCATATCCACAAAGAACATTGAATCAAGAGagagaacattttaataatagaTTGTCAAGAGCGAGAAAAACCGTGGAGTGTGCATTTGGAATTTTATGCAATAAATGGCGAGTTTTGTTAAAACCTATTGAAACTGATGTTAAACATGCACGCCTGATTATCAAAACCGCTTGTTtattgcataatattgtaattgatATAGATGGTTACAATTTCAATGATGAGTTAACAACTGAAACTCAGCACCAAAGGCGACAAACTGGAAGAAACAACAATCCATCAAATCGAGCTAAACAAATTCGGAGTTTATTCACGAAATATTTTTGGGAGAACAATCGTTTAATATATACGTCGCCAtctttgtaa